A single genomic interval of Stieleria maiorica harbors:
- a CDS encoding prenyltransferase/squalene oxidase repeat-containing protein — protein sequence MRFESDYDRPRVESTPTDSARMWPLDLSVVTLAGLVLFLIATPFRFDDPRLLYNATTYLVGIICVAVILSLVLRAITSRFLRKAILLGLLFSISVHLLLLIFAIHYVVFAAYQPLASKGEKRERTPIRKTVPEHIFQAPKESKETPDWSKPVDAETKSREIPKEQRQLPPVERSQPRLEVPKPRQPENQPMQKFLMERNQASASEPMPADAPGKLARRESNTPAPKPQAESIEVPSPAQEMTSPVPAAPAERKLADNGTPSASRQAAARLDMPAVVPRPSESIQTPRAMPAATSLSANESMPTIGDAGLARSRRSRTIAQPSAVAGAAPAPVVVSVARSSEDASLMLSPTDIPTETRGETTGAQITLGPAPSFMTETAPVSPTGGARVARNTLSAAVGAPNVNAGPATQAPGRGRRMNVVRGSSPMGTMTPAESVPASAAGIAGAAPSDQLDDRLGASDAAVGREGESGGAATTELAPAGAPAMALDLLADIGPVGISDTLAPSAGLIPSDAQPEIAAMELPREARPRRQVGGPATPAGTKIAAVESFSRRVMRTSGGAASSAPGMGGPATEEAIERGLAYLASVQNEDGSWSLQGHGDRVILRSDTAATGLCLLAFQGAGYTHTQHQYAGTVSKGLKFLLDNQRTSGNLYRSENELSDRNVMFYSHGIAALALCEAYGMTQDRELRQGAQESLNYIMATQHRSYGGWRYSPQVSSDTSVTGWMMMALKSGDLSGLDVSQAAYDGIDHWLSLARGDGPEQLDRYRYNPFAADTPQQRHGRLPTPTMTAVGMLMRMYNGWSREQPEMQSAAEYLLKYPPQLGERRRPLRDGYYWYYATQFMFHMGGDYWDRWNQFLNPLLLETQIKVGPEAGSWDPELPIPDRWSAHAGRLYVTTMNLLNLEVYYRHLPIYEDTAAK from the coding sequence TTGCGATTTGAATCTGACTATGACCGTCCTCGTGTCGAAAGCACGCCGACCGATTCGGCGCGGATGTGGCCGCTGGATTTGTCGGTGGTCACGCTGGCCGGTTTGGTCCTGTTTCTGATCGCGACCCCGTTCCGGTTTGATGACCCGCGTCTGTTGTACAACGCGACGACGTACCTGGTGGGGATCATCTGCGTCGCCGTGATTCTTTCGTTGGTCCTGCGGGCGATCACGTCACGCTTCCTACGAAAAGCGATCCTGCTGGGGCTGCTGTTCAGCATCTCCGTGCACCTGTTGCTGTTGATTTTTGCGATCCACTACGTCGTGTTCGCGGCCTACCAGCCGCTTGCTTCCAAGGGCGAAAAACGCGAGCGGACGCCGATCCGAAAAACCGTTCCCGAACACATCTTTCAGGCACCCAAGGAATCCAAAGAAACGCCGGACTGGTCCAAGCCGGTCGACGCGGAAACCAAGTCACGCGAGATCCCCAAAGAGCAGCGTCAATTGCCGCCGGTGGAACGATCGCAACCGCGGTTGGAGGTTCCCAAGCCGCGGCAGCCTGAAAACCAACCGATGCAGAAGTTTTTGATGGAGCGGAATCAGGCCAGCGCTAGCGAACCGATGCCGGCCGATGCGCCGGGGAAACTGGCGCGGCGGGAGAGCAACACGCCGGCGCCCAAGCCGCAAGCCGAGTCGATCGAGGTGCCCTCACCGGCCCAAGAGATGACCAGTCCCGTTCCGGCCGCACCGGCCGAGCGCAAGTTGGCCGACAACGGCACGCCGAGTGCATCGCGACAGGCGGCGGCACGCTTGGACATGCCGGCCGTGGTGCCTCGGCCGAGTGAATCGATTCAGACGCCGCGGGCGATGCCTGCGGCCACGTCGTTGAGCGCAAACGAATCGATGCCGACGATCGGCGATGCGGGGCTGGCGCGATCCAGGCGTTCGCGCACCATCGCCCAGCCGTCTGCAGTCGCCGGTGCCGCGCCGGCACCCGTCGTCGTTTCGGTGGCACGGTCCAGCGAAGACGCCTCGCTGATGCTCTCGCCGACCGACATCCCGACCGAGACGCGAGGCGAAACGACCGGGGCACAGATCACGCTCGGCCCGGCGCCCAGCTTCATGACCGAGACCGCTCCAGTTAGTCCGACCGGCGGCGCGCGGGTCGCTCGCAACACGCTCTCGGCAGCGGTCGGGGCGCCCAACGTGAACGCCGGACCGGCGACACAGGCGCCGGGACGCGGTCGTCGCATGAACGTGGTCCGCGGATCCTCCCCGATGGGAACAATGACGCCGGCCGAGTCGGTGCCGGCCAGTGCCGCGGGAATCGCCGGTGCGGCACCATCGGATCAGCTGGATGATCGGTTGGGCGCGAGCGATGCAGCGGTCGGACGAGAAGGCGAATCCGGTGGGGCGGCGACGACCGAGTTGGCGCCCGCCGGGGCGCCGGCGATGGCGTTGGATCTTTTGGCCGACATCGGGCCGGTCGGGATCAGCGACACACTCGCACCGTCGGCCGGATTGATCCCCAGCGACGCGCAACCGGAGATCGCGGCAATGGAATTGCCGCGCGAAGCAAGGCCCAGGCGCCAAGTCGGCGGTCCGGCCACCCCGGCGGGCACCAAGATCGCCGCCGTGGAATCGTTTTCTCGACGTGTGATGCGAACCAGCGGCGGCGCAGCGTCCAGCGCCCCCGGCATGGGAGGACCTGCGACCGAGGAGGCGATCGAGCGGGGATTGGCCTACTTGGCGAGCGTCCAGAACGAAGACGGCAGCTGGTCGTTGCAGGGGCACGGGGACCGCGTCATTTTGCGAAGCGACACCGCGGCGACCGGATTGTGTTTGTTGGCCTTCCAGGGCGCCGGCTACACGCACACCCAGCACCAATACGCCGGCACGGTCAGCAAGGGGTTGAAGTTCTTGCTGGACAACCAACGCACCAGCGGGAACCTGTACCGCAGCGAAAACGAACTGAGCGATCGCAACGTGATGTTTTACAGCCACGGGATCGCCGCCCTGGCGTTGTGTGAAGCCTACGGCATGACCCAGGACCGCGAGCTGCGTCAGGGCGCTCAGGAATCACTGAACTACATCATGGCAACCCAGCACCGCAGCTACGGCGGATGGCGTTATTCGCCCCAGGTCAGCAGCGACACGAGTGTCACCGGTTGGATGATGATGGCACTTAAAAGCGGCGACCTATCCGGGTTGGACGTGTCACAGGCCGCTTATGACGGGATCGATCACTGGTTGTCGCTCGCACGGGGCGACGGACCGGAGCAATTGGATCGTTACCGGTACAACCCGTTTGCGGCCGACACGCCCCAACAGCGACACGGGCGTTTGCCGACACCGACCATGACCGCCGTGGGCATGCTGATGCGGATGTACAACGGGTGGAGTCGCGAGCAACCCGAGATGCAGTCGGCCGCGGAGTATCTGTTGAAGTACCCGCCGCAGTTGGGTGAGCGACGCCGCCCGTTGCGCGACGGGTACTACTGGTACTACGCCACCCAGTTCATGTTTCACATGGGCGGCGACTATTGGGACCGCTGGAATCAATTCCTGAATCCGCTGTTGCTGGAAACGCAAATCAAGGTCGGCCCGGAAGCCGGTTCCTGGGACCCCGAACTGCCGATCCCCGACCGTTGGAGCGCGCACGCCGGCCGGCTGTACGTGACCACGATGAACCTGCTGAATTTGGAAGTCTACTATCGGCATCTGCCGATTTATGAGGACACCGCCGCCAAGTGA
- a CDS encoding ExbD/TolR family protein — MAVQIKRSSVAGTLSLTPLIDVVFLLLIFFLVTSEFEEEERRLDIVLPTATSAVPMIGKPREIVIDIDKAGEIYLRGQATSLPDLEKLLKASVASNPTNQSAVIRADRESSFQPVVSVMDVCNRSGISDYSVTTLEGPE, encoded by the coding sequence ATGGCCGTTCAAATCAAACGCTCCAGCGTCGCCGGGACGCTCAGTCTGACGCCGCTGATCGACGTCGTGTTCTTGCTGCTGATCTTCTTCCTGGTCACCAGCGAGTTTGAGGAGGAGGAGCGTCGATTGGACATCGTGTTGCCGACGGCCACCAGCGCCGTGCCGATGATCGGCAAGCCTCGCGAAATCGTGATCGACATCGACAAGGCCGGCGAGATCTACCTGCGCGGACAAGCGACGTCGCTACCGGATCTGGAAAAATTGCTCAAGGCCAGCGTCGCGTCCAACCCGACCAACCAGTCCGCCGTGATCCGAGCCGATCGTGAATCGTCGTTCCAACCGGTCGTCAGCGTGATGGATGTTTGTAATCGAAGCGGAATCAGCGATTATTCCGTGACGACGCTGGAAGGCCCCGAGTGA
- a CDS encoding MotA/TolQ/ExbB proton channel family protein has product MTSNQMNPRRDGGARQKRITMVCLVVGLCVAWWCGVTDPARTWAQDDLGPPVNASDIQSVMNAEPVGDEPQAVAEPTGIDMLSLILRGGRFMIPIGLMSLLVVTLAVERMLSLRRGKVMPRRLVRELRRLADPVESFDPPTAYQACLQHPSPTASIVGAMLMRTGQPLGEIERTATETIGREADRYASPVRWLTLAAAATPLMGLLGTVWGMIVAFHESTSLSADRSRSEQLSEGIYTALVTTLAGLAVAIPAAIFAQYLENRIAKLFHSVEQLVFDLAPGLARFDGRRRLDSDGTLIPIQYVDGSAGNVTPPPPPPPSHAPPHAAVADSVSDSGNPAKAS; this is encoded by the coding sequence GTGACTTCCAATCAGATGAACCCGCGTCGCGACGGCGGCGCCAGGCAAAAACGAATCACGATGGTCTGCTTGGTCGTCGGTCTTTGTGTGGCGTGGTGGTGCGGCGTGACAGACCCGGCTCGCACTTGGGCACAAGACGACCTCGGGCCGCCGGTCAACGCGTCCGACATCCAATCGGTCATGAATGCCGAACCGGTCGGCGACGAACCGCAAGCGGTCGCCGAACCGACGGGGATCGACATGTTGTCGCTAATCTTGCGCGGCGGTCGCTTCATGATCCCGATCGGGTTGATGAGTCTGTTGGTGGTCACGCTGGCGGTCGAACGGATGCTCAGTCTGCGACGCGGGAAAGTCATGCCGCGTCGTCTGGTCCGCGAGCTCCGCCGACTGGCCGATCCGGTCGAATCCTTCGACCCGCCGACGGCGTATCAGGCGTGTTTGCAGCACCCCTCGCCGACGGCCAGCATCGTCGGCGCGATGTTGATGCGGACCGGCCAGCCGCTGGGGGAAATCGAACGCACCGCGACCGAGACGATCGGGCGCGAAGCCGACCGCTACGCGTCGCCGGTCCGCTGGTTGACGCTGGCCGCCGCGGCGACCCCGTTGATGGGATTGCTGGGGACGGTCTGGGGCATGATCGTTGCCTTTCACGAGTCGACGTCGCTGTCGGCCGATCGCTCTCGCAGCGAGCAACTGTCCGAGGGGATCTACACCGCATTGGTCACCACGCTGGCCGGTTTGGCCGTCGCGATCCCGGCGGCGATCTTTGCCCAGTACTTGGAAAATCGAATCGCAAAACTGTTTCACAGCGTTGAACAACTCGTGTTCGACCTGGCACCCGGGTTGGCCCGATTCGACGGCCGGCGACGGTTGGACAGCGATGGCACGTTGATCCCGATCCAATACGTCGACGGATCGGCAGGCAACGTCACCCCACCGCCTCCACCCCCACCGTCGCATGCGCCTCCACATGCCGCCGTCGCGGATAGCGTTTCGGACAGCGGCAATCCGGCCAAGGCGAGTTGA
- a CDS encoding tetratricopeptide repeat protein: protein MRSDSFVRSPACTTPAFAFLPRAIVVCPSVAAAVVRCCCGLAITLTTLLGFSSGDRLMAAESTEQSIALYADAANFQTGGAIELAIQNWKKFLEMYPDDDLASKAAHYLGVCYMQKENPDYVAAAEAFGVALEDKKYELREESLANRGWCFYASAGDGPQRDRSRLQKTIETFETLRKENAKSAYIDRAYFYSGEAAYGLGDRAKAIEFYHRFLSLPSAKDSPLRCDALYALGIAHEELDQTAKAVETFEKLLAGCADNPLVVDVHLRLGDLMIVQRDYPAAVTSFDKAIAASTGDADTSYAIFRRSYALVQDGKPTEAAAGYDRLQREFPTSPYAANATLASGQSLYRGGQIEQAAARFETVLTQNNPVAATEAAHWLVRIKLAKGDAAAAVAIAKQRLNSGVEGDFAIDLRVDLAEALSMTPATVAESIGVAEQVYRDAPNDPLAPRALYNAAFSALQLNDYEKAGKLAGEFLNHFASDPLESDVRFIVAESQLFTGKTQAAVDSYRTLLNTAADDNVQRPVWVLRTAVAMNSMKAFDDAVALLKTEYESLEQASHKAEAQFLVGQAHLMSDRPADAAESFGRVAEVAPEWSRAGEARLLQGTALLSAGKSDQAKAAWEALIDRDPSSTMADQARYKLGQLASKAGDYAQAVKLYSQVIDAGRDQGLIPYALYGRGWSHMQQGDHREALKSLDVILNQSPGHALSDDALIARGISHRTLGDLESAQADLQRYLELGPTGVNLGHALYELALVDQKQGRPGDAAEKLQRLDDEVAGYPAMDKVLYELGWSLRESGKEPQAVEQFRRLLSEYPETSLAAEAAYFVGQQSYSASDWPTAVNYFRIAADKTADDAMSEKALYRLGWSLFKESKLDEAKQAFAKQAEKHPGGNLAIDARMMVGECLFKQEAFEEALRSYAIGRQKIRDADENANTLRDAAERQVRELILLHGGQSAAQLKRWDEAIGWYDELKQRFPATAYLPQVFYETGFAYQQKNDLPQALKYFGQVAEQYRRREVGARARFMMGEIYFGEKQFDKAIPEFQSVMFGFGGDNAPAEIKNWQAKSGFEAGRCSELLMQSARTQDAKNRSRQFATQFYQYVVQKHAGHELAKKSAERLEALQ, encoded by the coding sequence GTGCGTTCTGATTCTTTTGTTCGATCCCCGGCCTGTACGACGCCGGCCTTTGCGTTCCTGCCCCGTGCGATTGTGGTCTGCCCGAGTGTTGCTGCGGCGGTTGTGCGATGCTGCTGTGGTTTGGCGATCACCCTGACGACCCTGCTCGGGTTCTCGAGCGGCGATCGGCTGATGGCGGCCGAGTCGACCGAGCAGTCGATTGCGTTGTATGCCGACGCGGCTAATTTTCAAACCGGCGGTGCGATCGAATTGGCGATCCAGAACTGGAAGAAGTTTTTGGAGATGTACCCGGACGACGATCTGGCCTCCAAGGCGGCGCACTATCTGGGCGTCTGTTACATGCAGAAAGAAAACCCGGACTACGTCGCCGCGGCCGAGGCGTTCGGGGTGGCGTTGGAAGACAAGAAGTATGAGCTGCGTGAGGAGAGTCTTGCCAATCGCGGGTGGTGTTTTTACGCGTCGGCCGGGGACGGTCCCCAGCGTGACCGGTCGCGTTTGCAAAAAACGATCGAGACCTTCGAAACGTTGCGCAAAGAAAACGCGAAGAGTGCCTACATCGACCGCGCCTATTTTTACAGCGGCGAAGCGGCTTATGGATTGGGCGATCGTGCGAAGGCGATCGAATTTTACCACCGTTTTTTGTCGCTGCCGTCGGCCAAGGATTCACCGCTGCGGTGCGATGCCTTGTACGCGTTGGGCATCGCCCACGAAGAGCTGGACCAGACCGCCAAGGCCGTCGAGACCTTCGAGAAGCTGTTGGCCGGATGTGCGGACAACCCGTTGGTCGTCGATGTTCATTTGCGACTGGGCGATCTGATGATCGTGCAGCGGGATTATCCCGCCGCCGTCACCTCGTTCGACAAAGCGATCGCGGCATCGACCGGGGATGCCGACACGAGTTATGCGATCTTTCGTCGTTCGTACGCGCTCGTGCAAGACGGCAAGCCGACCGAAGCCGCCGCCGGGTACGATCGATTGCAACGCGAGTTTCCCACGTCACCCTATGCCGCCAACGCGACGTTGGCTTCCGGGCAAAGCCTGTATCGCGGTGGCCAGATCGAACAGGCCGCCGCTCGGTTCGAGACGGTGCTGACACAGAACAACCCGGTCGCGGCGACCGAAGCGGCCCACTGGCTGGTGCGAATCAAACTGGCAAAGGGCGACGCCGCAGCGGCCGTTGCGATCGCCAAGCAACGGTTAAATTCTGGAGTCGAAGGAGACTTTGCGATCGATCTGCGCGTCGATCTGGCCGAGGCGTTGTCGATGACCCCGGCGACCGTCGCCGAATCGATCGGTGTGGCCGAGCAAGTTTACCGCGACGCGCCGAATGATCCCTTGGCCCCGCGGGCACTCTACAACGCCGCGTTCTCCGCTTTGCAGCTGAACGACTATGAAAAGGCGGGGAAGCTGGCCGGCGAATTCTTGAACCACTTTGCGTCCGACCCGCTGGAGAGCGACGTCCGCTTTATTGTCGCCGAAAGCCAACTGTTTACCGGCAAGACACAGGCGGCGGTCGACAGCTACCGGACACTGCTCAATACCGCGGCGGATGACAACGTGCAGCGACCGGTGTGGGTCTTGCGAACCGCCGTCGCGATGAACTCCATGAAGGCGTTCGACGATGCCGTCGCGCTGTTGAAAACGGAGTATGAGAGTTTGGAGCAAGCGTCGCACAAAGCGGAAGCACAGTTTCTGGTCGGTCAAGCCCACTTGATGTCTGATCGTCCAGCCGACGCGGCGGAGTCGTTCGGGCGAGTGGCGGAGGTCGCACCGGAGTGGTCGCGCGCCGGGGAAGCTCGCCTGCTGCAGGGGACCGCGTTGCTTTCGGCAGGAAAGTCCGACCAGGCGAAAGCCGCGTGGGAAGCGTTGATCGACCGAGACCCTTCGTCGACGATGGCGGACCAGGCACGTTACAAGTTGGGGCAGCTGGCAAGCAAAGCGGGCGACTACGCCCAGGCGGTGAAGTTGTATAGCCAGGTCATCGACGCCGGACGCGACCAAGGTCTGATCCCGTATGCACTTTACGGTCGCGGCTGGTCACACATGCAACAGGGGGATCACCGCGAAGCCCTCAAGTCGCTCGACGTGATCCTGAATCAGTCGCCCGGCCATGCACTCAGTGACGATGCCTTGATCGCGCGTGGGATTTCGCATCGCACCCTCGGAGATCTGGAATCCGCCCAAGCGGATTTGCAACGGTACTTGGAACTCGGGCCGACCGGTGTCAACCTGGGCCATGCGTTGTACGAGCTGGCGTTGGTGGATCAAAAGCAAGGCCGCCCCGGTGACGCGGCGGAAAAACTGCAGCGGCTTGACGACGAGGTCGCGGGCTACCCCGCGATGGACAAGGTGCTCTACGAACTCGGCTGGTCGTTGCGTGAATCGGGCAAGGAGCCGCAAGCGGTCGAGCAGTTCCGCCGTCTGCTGAGCGAGTATCCCGAGACGTCATTGGCGGCCGAGGCGGCCTACTTTGTCGGCCAGCAAAGTTATTCGGCGAGTGATTGGCCGACCGCGGTGAATTACTTTCGAATCGCCGCCGACAAGACGGCCGATGATGCGATGAGCGAAAAGGCGCTGTATCGCCTGGGATGGTCGTTGTTCAAAGAATCCAAGCTGGACGAGGCGAAACAGGCGTTCGCCAAACAGGCGGAGAAACATCCCGGGGGAAACCTGGCGATCGACGCGCGGATGATGGTCGGGGAGTGTTTGTTTAAACAGGAAGCGTTCGAAGAGGCGCTGCGGTCCTATGCGATCGGCCGGCAAAAGATTCGCGATGCCGACGAGAACGCTAACACCCTGCGTGACGCGGCCGAACGTCAGGTCCGTGAATTGATCCTGTTGCACGGCGGTCAGTCGGCGGCGCAGCTGAAACGCTGGGACGAAGCGATCGGTTGGTACGACGAATTGAAACAACGGTTCCCCGCGACCGCTTACCTGCCGCAAGTCTTTTACGAAACCGGGTTCGCCTACCAACAGAAAAACGACCTGCCGCAGGCGCTGAAGTACTTCGGTCAAGTCGCCGAGCAGTATCGCCGTCGCGAAGTCGGCGCGCGGGCTCGATTCATGATGGGCGAAATCTATTTCGGTGAAAAGCAATTCGACAAAGCGATCCCGGAGTTTCAAAGTGTGATGTTCGGTTTCGGCGGAGACAACGCGCCGGCGGAGATCAAGAATTGGCAAGCCAAAAGTGGGTTCGAAGCGGGACGCTGCAGCGAGTTGCTGATGCAGTCCGCCAGGACACAGGATGCAAAGAATCGGTCGCGTCAGTTCGCGACACAGTTTTATCAGTACGTCGTCCAGAAGCATGCCGGACACGAACTGGCGAAGAAATCCGCCGAGCGTCTGGAGGCGTTGCAGTAG
- a CDS encoding NAD-dependent epimerase/dehydratase family protein encodes MTQLSPSGKTHLITGGAGFIGSHLAQRLLARGERVLIVDDLSTGQRKNLDPILDHENLEYIEGSVEDDRLVAEVVGRADSVYHLAAAVGVALIAKQPIQTIERNVYPTQLILDRLGERARRGAHVPCFIASTSEVYGKNPKEVWSEEDDLVFGATTKPRWSYGVSKAIDEFLALAFYKEQQLPVVVGRFFNVVGPRQTGAYGMVLPRFVEAAMKGEKLIVHDDGAQIRCFAHVDDVVGAVIRLVDTPAAHGRVYNIGSDTPVTILELAKRVIERVNPKAEIDFRSYADAYDETFEDIRRRVPDLARIAETIGYAATKDLDAIIDSVAQSMRPTVG; translated from the coding sequence GTGACGCAACTCAGCCCCTCTGGCAAGACCCATCTGATCACCGGCGGTGCCGGATTCATCGGCTCGCACCTCGCTCAACGACTGCTCGCGCGGGGGGAACGGGTCCTGATCGTCGATGACCTGTCGACCGGTCAACGCAAGAACTTGGATCCGATTCTGGACCACGAGAACCTGGAGTACATCGAGGGATCGGTTGAAGACGATCGCTTGGTGGCCGAAGTCGTCGGCCGCGCCGACAGCGTGTACCACTTGGCCGCCGCCGTGGGCGTCGCGCTGATCGCCAAGCAGCCGATCCAGACGATCGAACGCAACGTCTATCCCACGCAATTGATCCTGGACCGGCTGGGCGAACGGGCGCGGCGTGGGGCACACGTGCCATGCTTCATCGCCAGCACCAGCGAAGTGTATGGCAAGAACCCCAAAGAAGTCTGGTCGGAAGAAGACGACTTGGTGTTCGGTGCGACGACCAAGCCGCGTTGGAGCTATGGGGTGTCCAAGGCGATCGACGAATTCTTGGCGTTGGCTTTCTACAAGGAACAACAACTGCCGGTCGTCGTCGGGCGGTTCTTCAACGTCGTCGGGCCACGCCAAACCGGCGCCTACGGCATGGTGCTGCCGCGGTTCGTCGAAGCGGCCATGAAAGGCGAGAAACTGATCGTCCACGACGACGGCGCGCAAATCCGATGCTTCGCACACGTCGATGATGTCGTCGGTGCGGTGATCAGGCTGGTCGACACGCCGGCCGCCCACGGACGCGTTTACAACATCGGCAGCGACACCCCGGTGACGATCCTGGAGCTCGCCAAACGCGTCATCGAGCGAGTCAATCCGAAGGCAGAGATCGACTTCCGTTCTTATGCCGACGCCTACGACGAAACCTTCGAAGACATCCGCCGCCGTGTCCCCGACCTGGCACGGATCGCCGAAACGATCGGCTACGCTGCCACGAAAGACCTGGACGCCATCATCGACTCGGTCGCCCAGTCCATGCGCCCCACCGTGGGATAG
- a CDS encoding fasciclin domain-containing protein — MAGCGTCDKTIVENAVAAKSFNTLVAAVKAAGLAETLSGKGPFTVFAPTDEAFAKLPEGTVESLLKPENKEKLVSILTYHVVPAKVMAKQVVGLDEAKTVQGSAVKIEVKDGSVILNGKSKVVKTDINSSNGVIHVIDTVILPKS; from the coding sequence ATGGCCGGTTGCGGAACGTGCGACAAGACGATCGTCGAGAACGCTGTCGCGGCCAAGTCCTTCAACACCCTCGTCGCCGCCGTCAAGGCTGCCGGATTGGCTGAAACGCTTTCCGGCAAGGGCCCGTTCACCGTCTTCGCCCCGACCGACGAGGCGTTCGCCAAGCTGCCCGAAGGCACCGTGGAAAGCCTGCTGAAGCCCGAGAACAAAGAAAAGCTGGTCAGCATCCTGACCTACCACGTCGTCCCCGCAAAGGTGATGGCCAAGCAGGTCGTCGGGCTCGATGAGGCCAAGACTGTACAAGGCTCGGCCGTCAAGATCGAAGTCAAGGACGGCAGCGTGATCCTGAACGGCAAGTCCAAGGTCGTTAAAACCGACATCAACTCCTCCAACGGGGTGATCCACGTCATCGACACCGTGATCCTGCCCAAGAGCTGA
- the rpmE gene encoding 50S ribosomal protein L31 yields the protein MKEGIHPKYEATTISCGCGNSFETRTVRGGELKVDICNACHPFYTGKLKFVDTAGRIDKFQKKFAAGSYGSLQKKGKKKK from the coding sequence ATGAAAGAAGGCATCCACCCGAAGTACGAAGCGACCACGATCTCCTGCGGTTGCGGCAATTCCTTTGAAACCCGAACCGTCCGTGGCGGCGAGCTGAAGGTCGATATTTGCAACGCCTGCCATCCGTTTTACACCGGGAAGCTGAAATTCGTCGACACCGCCGGCCGGATCGATAAATTCCAGAAGAAGTTCGCCGCCGGTTCCTACGGCAGCTTGCAGAAGAAAGGCAAAAAGAAGAAATAG
- the prfA gene encoding peptide chain release factor 1, with protein sequence MSSIRSLLEEKLDRFEQLERDMSDPEVLGDGARMSATAREHGGLARLAGKYREFKRMSNEIQGCKEMAEAAEDSEEREMAETEMADLRHQRESLWEDLLSMTIGGEDSHRTRCVMEIRAGTGGEEAALFARDLFEMYRRYAELKKWKVELMDSSPSDMGGFKDITLTLEGDSVYRDLAYESGGHRVQRVPETETQGRVHTSAATVAVMPEPEDVEIDLKADDYRVDKFGASGPGGQHVNKTESAIRLTHHETGIVVQCQDEKSQHKNLAKALRVLKARIYEKKREEEAAKQAEQRKGLIGSGDRSQRIRTYNFPQNRLTDHRINLTLYKLDQILAGDLSPVTEALIEYDRDQLRGDMVD encoded by the coding sequence ATGAGTTCCATCCGCAGCCTGCTGGAAGAAAAACTGGACCGATTCGAGCAACTTGAACGCGACATGTCCGACCCGGAGGTGCTCGGCGACGGGGCACGGATGAGCGCGACCGCACGCGAACACGGCGGCTTGGCCCGGCTGGCCGGCAAGTATCGCGAATTCAAACGGATGAGCAACGAGATCCAGGGCTGCAAGGAGATGGCCGAGGCAGCCGAGGACAGCGAAGAGCGCGAAATGGCCGAAACGGAGATGGCCGACCTGCGGCATCAACGCGAATCGCTGTGGGAAGACCTGTTGTCGATGACCATCGGCGGCGAAGACAGCCATCGCACCCGATGCGTGATGGAAATCCGCGCCGGCACCGGCGGTGAAGAAGCCGCGCTGTTCGCCCGCGATCTGTTTGAAATGTATCGCCGCTATGCCGAACTGAAAAAATGGAAAGTCGAGCTGATGGACAGCAGCCCCAGCGACATGGGCGGCTTCAAAGACATCACGCTGACACTCGAAGGCGACAGCGTCTACCGCGACCTGGCCTATGAATCCGGCGGACACCGCGTCCAGCGTGTCCCGGAAACGGAAACCCAAGGCCGTGTCCACACCAGTGCCGCGACCGTCGCCGTCATGCCCGAACCGGAAGACGTCGAAATCGACTTGAAAGCCGACGACTATCGCGTCGACAAATTCGGCGCCTCCGGACCCGGCGGCCAACACGTCAACAAGACCGAATCGGCGATCCGATTGACCCACCACGAAACCGGCATCGTCGTCCAGTGCCAAGACGAAAAAAGCCAGCACAAGAATCTGGCCAAAGCACTGCGAGTGCTCAAGGCGCGGATCTATGAAAAGAAACGCGAAGAGGAAGCCGCCAAACAGGCCGAACAACGAAAGGGTCTGATCGGATCGGGCGACCGCAGCCAACGCATCCGCACCTACAACTTTCCCCAGAACCGGCTGACCGACCACCGCATCAACCTGACACTTTATAAACTGGATCAGATCCTCGCCGGCGACCTGTCCCCCGTGACCGAGGCTTTGATCGAATACGATCGAGATCAACTCCGCGGAGACATGGTGGATTGA